The following are encoded in a window of Stigmatella erecta genomic DNA:
- a CDS encoding CHAT domain-containing tetratricopeptide repeat protein, with protein MRWMTVALLCCCAGAAAGEGTPSDARLQEARTAYAEAKALQAAGQYAEAAVPAARALALREASLGGLHSETADSLNLLGELHQVQGDFARAESLLRRGLAVREASLGKNHLSVAQSLNALATLYKAQGFYARAEPFCERGLAIREAALGKKHPEVAQSLNTLANLLRVQGLYGRAEPLYLRALEIREEAFGGNHSTMVGSLNNLASLYYEQGMYGRAAPLYERALAVAEASLGKNHPTTGNVLNNLANVYRAQGLYSRAEPLYARALAITEEAFGEKHLGVAKMLSNLASLFLEQGLPGRAEPLCERAIAIAEAAVGKNHPEVGASLNILANIYRAQGEYGRAEPLFERALAIQQGTLGKSHPEVAVSLNDLAVLKLAQGQADAAVPLFARAFAISELRLRHEALDFSEARLASFLQHLRTHEERLYALVRAYPGNARVRELALGAALLLKGRSVEETAGISHAVYRSLGLEEQGTFSRLRGLRNQLASLSLQGPGSLSPKAYQHRLQELTGQGNALETELAKRSAPLRALAALPPLSRIAGRVAAALPQEGALIEFIAYEDRPLVPEAGMPMSSRSYPLRYLALVLLPDATVRFCDLGPAGPIDTAASRLRDALANRDAAFQPLAQALYQLVFQPLLPLLGKAHRLILSPDGQLGMVPFAVLHDGDRFLVDTFDFSSVTSGKDLLPRSQKTAPAGSIAVLADPDFRASPAAQAFTLAGVSALPERSGRGDRASSVRGAALGPLPGTRQEAEAIQRLLPQARLFLGPEATKERLLHLAAPGILHLATHGFFLEDVSGPSQSRAVGHFGALAEDVFTESPSDPLLRSGLFLAGASEPVEGASSGIPSRWDGTMVTALELAGLNLWGTQLVVLSACDTGRGDVKLGQGVYGLRRAFIVAGAETVVMSLWKVNDDSTQQLMEAYYRNLLAGQGRAAAMREAMRWLRAIHPHPYHWAPFIVLGQDAPLRGWGGRSGEPSLTSQSARRR; from the coding sequence ATGCGGTGGATGACGGTGGCGCTCCTGTGTTGCTGCGCCGGAGCAGCGGCCGGGGAGGGGACACCCTCTGATGCGCGGTTGCAGGAGGCGCGGACGGCCTATGCCGAGGCGAAGGCGCTCCAGGCGGCGGGCCAGTATGCCGAGGCCGCCGTCCCCGCGGCGCGGGCTCTCGCCCTGAGGGAGGCCTCGCTCGGAGGCCTGCATTCCGAGACCGCCGACAGCCTGAACCTGCTCGGTGAGCTGCACCAGGTGCAGGGCGACTTTGCCCGGGCCGAGTCCTTGCTTCGACGGGGGCTCGCCGTCCGGGAGGCGTCCCTCGGCAAGAACCACCTCAGCGTTGCCCAATCACTCAACGCCCTGGCGACCCTCTACAAGGCCCAAGGGTTCTATGCCCGGGCGGAGCCGTTCTGTGAGCGGGGGCTTGCCATCCGCGAGGCGGCCCTCGGCAAAAAACATCCCGAGGTCGCCCAATCGCTCAATACGCTGGCCAACCTCCTCCGGGTGCAGGGGCTGTATGGCCGGGCCGAGCCGCTGTACCTCCGCGCGCTCGAGATCCGGGAAGAGGCCTTTGGCGGGAATCACTCCACCATGGTCGGCTCGCTCAATAACCTCGCCTCCCTCTATTACGAGCAGGGAATGTATGGCCGGGCGGCGCCCCTGTACGAGCGGGCGCTCGCCGTGGCGGAGGCCTCTCTGGGCAAGAATCACCCCACCACGGGCAATGTCCTCAACAACCTGGCCAACGTCTACAGAGCCCAGGGGTTGTACAGCCGGGCCGAGCCTCTGTACGCGCGTGCGCTCGCCATCACGGAAGAGGCCTTTGGCGAGAAGCATCTCGGCGTGGCCAAGATGCTCAGCAACCTGGCTTCGCTTTTCCTGGAGCAGGGATTGCCCGGCCGGGCAGAGCCGCTCTGCGAACGCGCGATTGCCATCGCGGAAGCGGCCGTTGGCAAGAACCATCCCGAGGTGGGGGCTTCGCTCAACATCCTCGCCAACATCTACCGGGCTCAGGGAGAGTACGGCCGGGCTGAACCCCTGTTCGAGCGAGCGCTCGCCATTCAGCAAGGGACACTCGGCAAGAGCCATCCCGAGGTGGCCGTCTCACTCAATGATCTCGCCGTACTCAAGTTGGCGCAAGGCCAGGCCGATGCGGCCGTTCCCCTCTTCGCGCGCGCGTTCGCCATCTCCGAGCTGCGCCTGCGCCACGAGGCGCTCGACTTCTCCGAGGCGCGCCTGGCCAGCTTTCTCCAGCATCTGCGCACCCATGAGGAGCGGCTCTATGCGCTGGTGCGTGCTTATCCTGGCAACGCTCGCGTGAGAGAGTTGGCGCTGGGTGCGGCCCTGCTCCTCAAGGGGCGTTCCGTGGAGGAGACGGCCGGCATCTCCCATGCTGTCTACCGGAGCCTGGGCCTCGAGGAACAGGGGACCTTCTCGCGGCTGAGAGGGCTGCGCAATCAGCTGGCCAGCCTCTCGCTTCAGGGGCCTGGCTCGCTCTCACCCAAGGCCTATCAGCACCGGCTCCAGGAGCTCACGGGGCAGGGCAATGCCCTCGAAACCGAGCTGGCCAAGCGCTCCGCCCCGCTGCGTGCGCTGGCCGCGCTGCCCCCGCTCTCCCGCATCGCCGGCCGAGTCGCCGCGGCCTTGCCCCAGGAGGGGGCCCTCATCGAGTTCATTGCCTATGAGGACCGCCCGCTCGTGCCCGAGGCCGGCATGCCCATGAGCTCGCGGTCCTACCCGCTGCGCTACCTGGCCTTGGTGCTCTTGCCGGATGCCACCGTCCGCTTCTGTGATCTGGGGCCCGCTGGGCCCATCGACACCGCCGCCTCGCGCCTGCGGGATGCCCTGGCCAACCGGGATGCGGCCTTCCAACCTCTTGCCCAGGCGCTCTACCAGCTTGTCTTCCAGCCGCTCTTGCCGTTGCTGGGAAAAGCCCACCGTCTCATCCTCTCACCGGATGGCCAGCTGGGGATGGTGCCCTTTGCGGTCCTGCACGATGGCGACCGGTTCCTGGTGGACACCTTCGATTTCAGCTCCGTCACCTCAGGCAAGGACCTGCTGCCCCGTTCCCAGAAGACAGCCCCCGCCGGCTCCATCGCTGTCCTGGCGGATCCTGATTTCCGTGCCTCGCCTGCCGCCCAAGCCTTCACCTTGGCAGGGGTTTCCGCTCTGCCGGAGCGTTCTGGCAGGGGAGACCGCGCTTCCTCCGTGCGTGGGGCGGCGCTGGGCCCTCTGCCCGGCACCCGCCAGGAAGCGGAGGCCATCCAGCGCCTGCTTCCCCAGGCCAGGCTCTTCCTCGGTCCCGAAGCCACCAAGGAACGGCTGCTGCACCTTGCTGCTCCCGGTATTCTCCACCTGGCGACCCATGGTTTCTTCCTGGAGGATGTCTCCGGGCCTTCGCAGTCCCGCGCCGTGGGCCACTTCGGGGCCCTGGCAGAGGACGTGTTCACCGAGAGCCCCTCGGACCCCCTGCTGCGCTCCGGTCTCTTCTTGGCTGGGGCAAGCGAGCCGGTAGAGGGTGCCTCCAGCGGCATTCCCTCCCGGTGGGATGGCACGATGGTGACCGCGCTGGAACTGGCGGGCCTCAACCTGTGGGGCACCCAACTGGTGGTCTTGTCCGCCTGCGACACGGGCCGGGGCGACGTCAAGCTGGGGCAGGGGGTTTATGGACTGCGCCGTGCCTTCATCGTGGCGGGGGCGGAGACCGTGGTGATGAGCTTGTGGAAGGTGAACGACGACTCCACCCAGCAGCTGATGGAGGCCTACTACCGCAACCTGCTGGCGGGTCAGGGCCGAGCCGCCGCCATGCGCGAGGCCATGCGCTGGCTGCGTGCCATCCATCCCCATCCCTACCATTGGGCGCCCTTTATCGTCTTGGGCCAGGATGCTCCGCTGCGCGGGTGGGGGGGCCGTTCAGGGGAGCCATCGCTCACGAGCCAATCGGCTCGGCGACGATGA
- a CDS encoding DoxX family protein, with translation MNIVFWGLQAILALLFLAGGAYKAFSFQQLASQFSEFPHGGWRALGFLEMAGGVLLIVPAALKWMPSLTAHAAAVLALETFALAALYARHSVKLTPENPMIWALVMGVLTAFVAYGRYVLQPVVSAAA, from the coding sequence ATGAACATCGTCTTCTGGGGCCTTCAGGCCATCCTCGCGCTGCTGTTCCTCGCAGGCGGGGCGTACAAGGCGTTCTCGTTTCAGCAGCTCGCGAGCCAGTTCAGCGAGTTCCCCCATGGGGGATGGCGGGCGCTCGGTTTCCTCGAGATGGCCGGTGGCGTGCTGCTGATCGTTCCGGCGGCGTTGAAGTGGATGCCCAGTCTCACCGCGCACGCGGCCGCAGTGCTCGCGCTCGAGACGTTTGCGCTCGCTGCGCTGTACGCGCGTCATTCGGTGAAGCTGACGCCCGAGAACCCGATGATCTGGGCGCTCGTGATGGGTGTTCTGACCGCCTTCGTGGCGTACGGCCGCTACGTCCTCCAGCCGGTGGTGTCAGCCGCCGCGTGA
- a CDS encoding Dyp-type peroxidase translates to MRTPSVLAQAHQSAKSLSTRQGNQLSHDLWSLVQRGLVYPSPYAVFATFWRMPSGTGKPLTKGVLQRLMKDVREEIHTHYGSANTSAIVGVGFRLWQEWCAEEGTEPPEGMKLAFPEQEAPASRSAVFSRSHGTFVDSQGDLWFHIKSDEETHCDAVFAFIRRRLEEEEQCMRSGPADHQKAATKSTRPDKRGGKVLGCRFSENLNNPSDPVSIQEQTLVGFEDPAHMGASFVIAQRFEINWEHILDMSPQQVEDLVGRTTADILIPTQDSRSHIKSARIQDAQGNTQQVLRLGLPFGHANTVESAELRAKGANLRDEAGIYFAGYARSVRALETIMMQQIGDKPGFMRDRLLSEVRSNLGGFYYIPSQTDLNLEPVPLQSHETQNWKRFPGVDWTRLDRHFDVSSANGYMHYNHKNYLFQMATMSGEKRRTHLPPSNRVLQLLSDAFSRWQDNWYFSRAQQELEHLCAYVARQYGPAKAREVMGLSVVERMGWAIKVSLGSVFASEAYGFRGRRQDAQGNWINGADTYRIHPVELIVGALPNLGLGQGRYVIDYARQEEQIGNFFAGLSHASGVGHLVPGFQRALDSGLGGLMAEVQARHDGITDETKRQFYRGVLLALEGVRDHCVAYAALAGKLAAGLPPGQRAERDNLLKLQERMTRLSTERPQTLLEAAQLLFTLHSCLHLVGEPTAVGRLDQLLFPFYERDVAAGTLDDEQAQEIIDCFWIKLGEKVQLNRQFVEDHQPFGNLAMGGMSGNYPQGAANNQWIQQVTVGGTVADGSPGEGKPAYNKITLFCLRAARRLPLNAPCLSLRVRKDIPAEYLHEAALALLSGGAHPILLSDEKIIPGLLHSGDGVGQGTQLTAFTPVAQKAGRAWRSEVVLQAARDYACDGCYEPQIVGQNWFTLGGMTALTPLEAALNQGKSWSTAGPMYFRGQRVSFTSPPPTEIRSFEQLQELFFQHLSWMYAKQVDGLVAVFGTMSAVCPSPLLSMFIDDCIDKGLDLYEGGARYNMVAPCFTGLSTVINSLYAIRKMVFERDTAVTSLPELVEALICDWGFTMDEPFVSTLAGPARIEAKSERFQELRRVALALPRYGRGNEEVDRFGSDLLQRVAETAVRVFTEPAEPTAAKMVALAQRLGTPEKPFGGFQVQPGAGTFENYVEFGATCGASADGRRLGETLASDLSPSPSFADQAVDHQEVAMLRALSGYTGTGAESYTSGAPTDFNIREDFPVEALERVLAAFAQGQGSNVLTITCANPETFKQAALEPEKYDVVRVRMGGWSEFFVAMFPQHQAQHQRRPLSTPGAES, encoded by the coding sequence ATGAGAACGCCGTCTGTCCTGGCACAAGCGCACCAGTCCGCGAAGTCTCTGTCCACCCGTCAAGGAAACCAGCTCAGCCATGACCTCTGGTCATTGGTTCAGCGGGGATTGGTGTATCCCTCCCCTTACGCCGTGTTCGCCACGTTCTGGCGCATGCCCTCGGGAACCGGAAAGCCGCTGACGAAGGGGGTGCTCCAGCGGCTGATGAAAGACGTTCGCGAGGAGATCCATACCCATTACGGCAGCGCCAACACCTCCGCCATCGTGGGGGTGGGCTTCCGGCTCTGGCAAGAGTGGTGCGCCGAGGAAGGCACCGAGCCGCCCGAGGGGATGAAGCTGGCCTTTCCGGAACAGGAGGCGCCGGCCTCCCGGTCCGCCGTGTTCTCACGCTCGCATGGGACGTTCGTCGATTCCCAGGGCGACCTCTGGTTTCACATCAAGTCCGATGAGGAGACCCACTGCGATGCGGTCTTCGCCTTCATCCGCAGGCGGCTGGAGGAGGAGGAGCAGTGCATGCGCTCCGGCCCGGCGGACCACCAGAAGGCCGCCACCAAGTCCACGCGCCCGGACAAGCGCGGCGGCAAGGTGCTTGGCTGCCGCTTCTCCGAGAACCTCAACAACCCGTCGGACCCCGTCTCCATTCAAGAGCAGACGCTCGTCGGGTTCGAGGACCCCGCGCACATGGGCGCCTCGTTCGTCATCGCGCAGCGCTTCGAGATCAACTGGGAGCACATCCTCGACATGAGCCCCCAGCAGGTCGAGGACCTCGTGGGGCGCACCACGGCGGACATCCTCATTCCCACGCAGGACAGCCGCAGCCACATCAAGAGCGCCCGCATCCAGGACGCGCAGGGCAACACCCAGCAGGTGCTCCGGCTGGGATTGCCCTTCGGTCATGCGAACACGGTGGAGAGCGCGGAGCTGCGCGCCAAGGGCGCCAACCTCCGCGATGAGGCGGGCATCTACTTCGCCGGGTATGCGCGGAGTGTCCGCGCGCTCGAAACCATCATGATGCAGCAGATTGGAGACAAGCCCGGCTTCATGCGGGACCGGCTCCTCTCGGAGGTCCGCTCCAACCTGGGCGGCTTCTACTACATCCCCAGCCAGACGGACCTCAACCTGGAGCCTGTGCCGCTCCAGTCCCACGAGACGCAGAACTGGAAGCGCTTCCCGGGCGTGGACTGGACCCGCCTGGACCGGCACTTCGACGTGTCCTCGGCCAACGGGTACATGCATTACAACCACAAGAACTACCTGTTCCAGATGGCCACGATGAGCGGCGAGAAGCGCCGGACGCACCTGCCCCCGTCCAACCGGGTGCTGCAGCTGCTCTCGGACGCCTTCTCCCGGTGGCAGGACAACTGGTACTTCAGCCGGGCGCAGCAGGAGCTGGAGCACCTGTGTGCCTACGTGGCGCGCCAGTATGGGCCCGCGAAGGCCCGCGAGGTGATGGGGCTCTCCGTCGTCGAGCGCATGGGGTGGGCCATCAAGGTCAGCCTGGGGAGCGTCTTCGCCAGCGAGGCCTACGGCTTCCGGGGCAGGCGCCAGGACGCGCAGGGCAACTGGATCAACGGCGCGGACACCTACCGCATCCATCCGGTGGAGCTCATCGTCGGAGCCCTGCCCAACCTGGGGCTGGGCCAGGGCCGCTACGTCATCGACTATGCCCGGCAGGAGGAGCAGATCGGCAACTTCTTCGCCGGGCTGAGCCATGCCTCCGGCGTGGGCCACCTGGTGCCCGGCTTCCAGCGGGCGCTGGACAGCGGCCTCGGCGGCCTGATGGCCGAGGTGCAGGCCCGTCACGACGGAATCACCGACGAGACCAAGCGCCAGTTCTACCGGGGGGTCCTCCTCGCGCTCGAAGGCGTCCGGGACCACTGCGTGGCCTACGCGGCCCTCGCGGGCAAGCTGGCCGCTGGCCTGCCGCCCGGGCAGCGCGCCGAGCGGGACAACCTGCTGAAGCTCCAGGAGCGGATGACGCGGCTGTCCACCGAGAGGCCCCAGACGCTGCTCGAAGCCGCCCAGCTCCTCTTCACGCTGCACTCCTGCCTGCACCTGGTGGGGGAGCCCACCGCCGTGGGCCGGCTGGATCAGCTGCTCTTCCCCTTCTACGAGCGGGATGTGGCCGCGGGCACCCTCGATGACGAGCAGGCGCAGGAGATCATCGACTGCTTCTGGATCAAGTTGGGCGAGAAGGTGCAGCTCAACCGCCAGTTCGTCGAGGACCACCAGCCCTTCGGCAACCTGGCCATGGGCGGCATGAGCGGCAATTACCCCCAGGGCGCCGCGAACAACCAGTGGATCCAGCAGGTGACGGTGGGGGGCACCGTGGCGGACGGCTCGCCCGGCGAGGGCAAGCCCGCGTACAACAAGATCACGCTGTTCTGCCTGCGCGCGGCCCGGCGGTTGCCGCTCAACGCGCCGTGCCTCTCGCTGCGCGTGCGCAAGGACATCCCCGCCGAGTACCTGCACGAGGCGGCGCTCGCCCTGCTCAGCGGCGGAGCCCATCCCATCCTGCTCAGCGACGAGAAGATCATCCCCGGGCTGCTCCACAGCGGGGATGGCGTGGGGCAGGGCACCCAGCTCACGGCCTTCACGCCCGTGGCCCAGAAGGCTGGCCGCGCCTGGCGCAGCGAGGTGGTGCTCCAGGCGGCCCGCGACTACGCGTGCGATGGCTGCTACGAGCCGCAGATCGTCGGCCAGAACTGGTTCACCCTGGGGGGAATGACGGCCCTCACGCCGCTCGAGGCCGCGCTCAACCAGGGCAAGAGCTGGAGCACGGCGGGCCCCATGTACTTCCGCGGCCAGCGTGTGTCCTTCACCTCGCCACCGCCCACGGAGATCCGCAGCTTCGAGCAGCTCCAGGAGCTCTTCTTCCAGCACCTGAGCTGGATGTACGCCAAGCAGGTGGACGGGCTGGTGGCCGTGTTCGGCACGATGAGTGCCGTGTGCCCGTCCCCGCTGCTGTCGATGTTCATCGACGACTGCATCGACAAGGGCTTGGACCTCTACGAAGGCGGGGCGCGCTACAACATGGTCGCCCCGTGTTTCACGGGCCTGTCCACGGTGATCAACTCGCTGTACGCCATCCGGAAGATGGTGTTCGAGCGGGACACCGCGGTGACCTCGCTCCCGGAGTTGGTGGAGGCGCTCATCTGTGACTGGGGCTTCACGATGGACGAGCCCTTCGTCAGCACCCTGGCGGGGCCAGCCCGCATCGAGGCCAAGTCCGAGCGCTTCCAGGAACTGCGCCGGGTGGCCCTGGCGCTGCCCCGATACGGCCGCGGCAACGAGGAGGTGGACCGCTTCGGCAGCGACCTCCTCCAGCGCGTGGCGGAGACGGCGGTGCGGGTCTTCACCGAGCCGGCCGAGCCGACGGCCGCGAAGATGGTGGCCCTGGCCCAGCGGCTCGGAACGCCGGAGAAGCCCTTTGGCGGGTTCCAGGTGCAGCCCGGCGCGGGGACCTTCGAGAACTACGTCGAGTTCGGCGCCACCTGCGGGGCCTCGGCGGATGGCCGGCGGCTGGGGGAGACGCTGGCCTCGGACCTGAGCCCCTCGCCCAGCTTCGCGGACCAGGCCGTGGACCACCAGGAGGTGGCCATGCTCCGGGCGCTCTCCGGCTACACGGGGACGGGCGCCGAGTCCTACACGAGCGGCGCCCCCACGGACTTCAACATCCGCGAGGACTTCCCGGTGGAGGCGCTGGAGCGGGTGCTGGCCGCGTTCGCCCAGGGGCAGGGCTCCAACGTCCTCACCATTACCTGCGCCAATCCCGAGACGTTCAAGCAGGCGGCGCTGGAGCCGGAGAAGTACGACGTGGTCCGGGTGCGCATGGGAGGCTGGTCGGAGTTCTTCGTGGCCATGTTCCCGCAGCACCAGGCCCAGCACCAGCGGCGGCCGCTCAGCACCCCGGGCGCCGAAAGCTGA
- a CDS encoding phytanoyl-CoA dioxygenase — protein sequence MTGEQIEQFMRDGFVRIDQAFPRGLADEARTILWRDTHCDPANPSTWTKPVIRLGMYAQRPFVEAANTAVLHAAFDQLVGEGRWLPCRSMGTFPVRFPSLEDPGDAGWHIDVSFGLEDPDFMSWRANAASKGRALLMLFLFSDVGEADAPTRIRVGSHLHMARMLAPAGEEGLSLREMAANGFGETAGCPEALATGPAGTVYLCHPFLVHSAQSHRGTQPRFMAQPPLLPRHPPSLLPRGNPLSPVEAAIQRALGVGGDSMRGI from the coding sequence ATGACCGGCGAGCAAATCGAGCAGTTCATGCGGGACGGGTTCGTCCGGATAGATCAGGCCTTTCCGCGCGGCCTGGCGGACGAGGCGCGGACGATCCTCTGGCGGGACACACACTGCGATCCGGCCAATCCCAGCACCTGGACGAAGCCGGTCATCCGGCTGGGCATGTATGCGCAGCGGCCCTTCGTCGAGGCCGCCAATACGGCGGTCTTGCATGCGGCGTTTGATCAGCTCGTGGGCGAAGGCCGCTGGCTGCCTTGCCGCAGCATGGGGACGTTTCCGGTGCGGTTCCCCTCGCTGGAAGACCCAGGCGATGCGGGCTGGCACATCGATGTGAGCTTTGGATTGGAGGATCCGGATTTCATGTCGTGGCGGGCGAATGCCGCCTCGAAGGGGCGTGCGCTCTTGATGCTGTTCCTGTTCTCGGATGTGGGCGAGGCGGATGCGCCTACCCGCATCCGGGTGGGCTCTCACCTTCACATGGCACGCATGCTGGCCCCGGCGGGCGAGGAAGGCCTCTCGCTGCGGGAGATGGCCGCGAATGGATTTGGTGAAACCGCCGGGTGTCCGGAAGCCCTGGCCACGGGCCCCGCGGGCACGGTCTATCTCTGCCATCCGTTCCTTGTGCATTCCGCGCAATCCCATCGCGGAACACAGCCGCGGTTCATGGCGCAGCCCCCGCTCCTTCCCCGGCATCCCCCCAGCCTGTTGCCGCGAGGCAACCCCTTATCCCCTGTCGAAGCAGCCATTCAGCGAGCCCTGGGCGTTGGCGGTGACAGCATGAGAGGGATCTGA
- a CDS encoding SRPBCC family protein has translation MITKTIRRELKFTQPPAAVWRALATREALADWMYPNDFEPRVGHRFTFRVPPDPRAQFDGLVVHCEVLRCVPPSELEFTWVVGEGWLDTRVTYRLEADGEGTRVLFEHSGFKEDQAFHGAEYGWKMMHGKLDKTLKKASGGAALPSPVSDNPALKA, from the coding sequence ATGATAACGAAGACGATCCGGCGGGAGCTGAAGTTCACCCAGCCGCCCGCCGCCGTGTGGCGCGCGCTCGCGACTCGCGAGGCGCTCGCCGACTGGATGTACCCGAACGACTTCGAGCCGCGCGTCGGGCATCGCTTCACGTTCCGCGTGCCTCCGGACCCTCGGGCCCAGTTCGACGGACTCGTCGTGCACTGCGAGGTGCTCCGGTGCGTTCCTCCCTCCGAACTCGAGTTCACGTGGGTCGTTGGCGAGGGCTGGCTGGATACGCGCGTCACCTACCGCCTCGAGGCCGATGGCGAGGGGACGCGCGTGCTCTTCGAGCACTCCGGCTTCAAGGAGGACCAGGCGTTCCACGGCGCCGAGTACGGCTGGAAGATGATGCACGGAAAGCTCGACAAGACGCTCAAGAAGGCGTCGGGCGGCGCCGCTCTGCCCTCTCCCGTCAGCGACAACCCGGCCCTCAAGGCCTAA
- a CDS encoding VOC family protein, producing the protein MSPFTVPAAPPSRQRPAGTFVRADLVKCAAMAVQKAAAVGAPVTAPPENQPWGERIARLVDPTGIEVIVAEPIGS; encoded by the coding sequence GTGAGCCCCTTTACAGTCCCCGCAGCACCCCCCAGCCGTCAGCGTCCAGCCGGGACGTTCGTCCGAGCGGACCTGGTAAAATGCGCTGCGATGGCCGTCCAGAAGGCCGCCGCCGTGGGCGCCCCCGTGACCGCTCCTCCCGAGAACCAGCCCTGGGGCGAACGCATTGCCCGCCTTGTCGACCCGACGGGCATCGAAGTCATCGTCGCCGAGCCGATTGGCTCGTGA